The region AACAAAGCGTATATCTCGATTGGTAAAATCTTGATTGACCGTGGTGAAGTGCCTCGGGAGAAAATGTCCCTTAAAGCGATTAAAGATTGGGTATTAAGCCATAAAGAAGAGGAAGTTCGCGAGCTGCTGGAACAAAACCCTTCTTATGTGTTTTTCCAACCACGTTCAGCGGCTCCAGTGAGTGGTACGGCTGGTGTTCCTTTGCTGCCGATGGCCTCGGTTGCCGGCGATCGTTCTATCTTCCCAATGGGAACGCCAATTTTGGCTGAAGTACCACTTTTGAATGCGGATGGCACATGGTCTGGAGCTCATCAACTGCGTTTGTTGATTGTGCTTGATACCGGCGGTGCGGTGAAACAGAATCATCTTGATCTCTACCATGGGATGGGGCCAAGAGCTGGGACGGAAGCAGGCCACTACAAGCACTTTGGTCGAGTGTGGAAATTGGGGCTAAAAGACTCGAGTACACAAGCCCCTTGGGCTCTGCCGCCAGAAAAGCTAGAATAGGGCTCGTTAAGATAGACATTTGTAGAAAGAGTGCGTATAAATCGCACTCTTTCTTTTTGACAGACCTGCATTGGATTGGTGTTATGCGTGAACTAGATTCTCCAGCCTCAGACAGTTATAACCAACGTTTTGGTGGTACCAGACGCTTATATGGTCATAGCGAAGTAGATATCCTTCGAGCCTCACATGTGTGTGTGATTGGTATCGGTGGGGTAGGCTCTTGGGCTGTGGAAGCGCTGGCCCGTACAGGCATCGGTGAACTGACTTTGATCGATATGGATGATGTGTGTGTCACCAACATCAACCGCCAAATTCATGCAATGACAGGTACGGTTGGGCAAAGCAAAATTGAAGTGATGGCTGAGCGTGTCAAGCTGATTAACCCTGAGTGTAAGGTTAATCTGATTGACGATTTTATCACCCCAGAAAACCAGCATGAATATCTGTCCAAAGACTACGACTTTGTGTTAGATGCGATTGACAGTGTTAAAGCGAAAGCGGCGCTGTTGGCTTATTGTCGCAGTAATAAAATCAAAGTGATTACGACTGGTGGTGCAGGTGGCCAAACCGATCCAACCCAAATTACCGTGGCGGATTTAACTAAGACGATTCAAGACCCGTTAGCGAAAAAGCTCAAAGATCGTTTACGTCGCCACCATAATTTCCCAACCAATCCAGCGCGTAAGTTTGGTATTGATTGTGTGTTCTCAACCGAGCAGCTTAAATACCCACAAGCGGATGGTTCAGTGTGTAACGCCAAAGCGACCGCTGAAGGTCCAAAACGGATGGATTGCGCAACGGGGTTTGGGGCAGCAACGGTCGTCACCGCCACATTTGGTTTTGTTGCCGTATCTCGCATTGTAGAAAAACTAATTAAAAAACATTCAAAAGCAAACAGTTAAACAAAAGAAGGTCGGTAGTTTTCGGCCTTTCTTTACGGAGTGAGTCATGTCGCCTTTTCCAGCAAGCCCTTTCGGTTCAGAGATTACCCAACAGGAGATCATCGCCACGATGAGCCAGTTTCATAGTTGGGAAGATCGTTATCGCCAAGTGGTGATGTGGGGAAAACGGCTGCCAGTGATGAGTGATGTTCTTAAAACTGAGCAAATCACCGTGAGTGGTTGTGAAAGCCAAGTATGGTTATTAGCGCAGCAAGTTCATGACCGTTGGTATTTTCATGCCGATTCTGATGCGCGCATAGTGCGTGGTTTAATCGCGATTGTGTTAGCCGCTTTTGATGGTTTAACCGCGCCTGAAATCGCTCAATTGGATGTGGATGATTACTTTGCTCAGCTCGGTTTAATTGAACACTTATCCCCTTCACGTGGTAACGGTTTAAAGGCCATTGTGGAACAGATTCAAGCTGTTGCTCGATAGCAGACCGATAGCAGACAAATAAAAATAGCCTACCGGATTAAGGTGGGCTATTTGTTTTAACCATAGCGAATGTTTCTAACGATAGAGCAGCCTATAAAATATCGATGGCTTTATTAAGTGCGGCAATCAGGCGCTCGACATCACCAAGTGTGTTGTAAATGCCAAATGAGATACGCACGGTGCCTTTGATATTGAGTGCATCCATGAGCGGATGAGCACAATGATGCCCTTCACGGACCGCAATACCTTGGTGATTAAGCAAGGTTGCGATGTCTTGGTGATGCACTCCTGGGATGATAAAGCTAATCACCGCAGCATTTGGTTGGTAACCAATCACTTCAACATCGGGTATCTGCAGTAAGGCTTGGTAAGTTGCGGTTTGCAACTGCTGCAAATGATGATGTACGGTTTGGCGGTCAAACTGTTGATACCAATCAATCGCGCAGGCTAGACCGATCGCACCAGCGACGTTAGGGGTTCCGGCTTCAAAGCGCGCTGGTGGATTTGCAAAGGTGGTACCAGTGAAGGAGACTTTCTCCACCATTTTGCCACCGCCATGCCATGGGGGCATTTGTGTGAGTAAGTCTGCTTTCCCATACAGCACGCCAATCCCGTTGGGCGCGTAGATCTTATGGCCTGAGAAAAGGTAAAAGTCAGCGTCTAAGGTTTGAACATCCACTTTTTCATGCACAATCCCTTGAGCCCCATCTACTAACACCTTGGCACCGACTTGATGCGCTGCGGCAATCACCTGCTCAATGGGCTGACGAGCGCCAGTGACATTGGTGATGTGGGCAATAGCAACCAGCTTACAGCGCTCGCTCAGCAACTGAGTAAACTGAGCAAAATCGAATTCACCGTTGGCGGTAATGGGCACTTTGACCACTTTTGCCCCAGTTTGTTCGGCGACCAACTGCCAAGGCACGATGTTGGCGTGGTGCTCGTTTTCACAAACCAGTATTTCATCACCGGCGTTGAGCGTATTGCGAGCGTAGCTTTGAGCGACTAAGTTGATCGATTCGGTTGCGCCACGAGTCCAAATAATGGTCTCTTTACTTGGTGCGCCAATAAAATCAGCAACGGTTTGACGAGCTTGCTCAAACTTTGCGGTGGCTTGCGCTGTCATGCTATGGCTGCCACGATGCACATTGGCATTATGGAAACGGTAGTAATCAGCCATGGCATCAATGACGACGGTTGGTTTTTGCGTTGTTGCTGCACTGTCCAGATAGACCAATGGCATGTCATTAATGGTTTGAGTGAACGCTGGAAATTGCGCTCGGATCTCTAAGTCCCACATAGGTTTATTACTGCTCTTCACCAAGTTTGTCGTATTGTAATTGCGGTAGAACGACCATAGGTTCAGCCACTTGTCGCGCGAGCTCTTTACCGGACAATTGAATAATGATCTCAATAGCAAATTCTAATGCCGACCCAGGACCTTGACTGGTCAATAGATTATTGAGCACATCATAAGTGACGCGTCTTGCGCGTAATAAGTCTGCTGGAATTTGGTCTTGGAAATTAGGGTGGCAAGTCATGATGGCTCCAGGGAACAGATCATGATGCTGCAAAACGATGGCAGGCGCAGCGCAAATTGCAGCCACCAGACGACCATCGTATTTTTGTTGGCGCACGATTTCAATGAGCACGGTACTGTCACGAAAGACCTCAGCACCACCGACACCGCCAGAGAGAACCACCGCGTCAAATTCTTCATCAGC is a window of Vibrio porteresiae DSM 19223 DNA encoding:
- a CDS encoding DJ-1 family glyoxalase III codes for the protein MTKRILVPIAPGTEEMEAITVIDILTRAGYQVTVASADFNGSLTMKASRGVTLTADCTLVDIADEEFDAVVLSGGVGGAEVFRDSTVLIEIVRQQKYDGRLVAAICAAPAIVLQHHDLFPGAIMTCHPNFQDQIPADLLRARRVTYDVLNNLLTSQGPGSALEFAIEIIIQLSGKELARQVAEPMVVLPQLQYDKLGEEQ
- the tcdA gene encoding tRNA cyclic N6-threonylcarbamoyladenosine(37) synthase TcdA encodes the protein MRELDSPASDSYNQRFGGTRRLYGHSEVDILRASHVCVIGIGGVGSWAVEALARTGIGELTLIDMDDVCVTNINRQIHAMTGTVGQSKIEVMAERVKLINPECKVNLIDDFITPENQHEYLSKDYDFVLDAIDSVKAKAALLAYCRSNKIKVITTGGAGGQTDPTQITVADLTKTIQDPLAKKLKDRLRRHHNFPTNPARKFGIDCVFSTEQLKYPQADGSVCNAKATAEGPKRMDCATGFGAATVVTATFGFVAVSRIVEKLIKKHSKANS
- the csdE gene encoding cysteine desulfurase sulfur acceptor subunit CsdE, with product MSPFPASPFGSEITQQEIIATMSQFHSWEDRYRQVVMWGKRLPVMSDVLKTEQITVSGCESQVWLLAQQVHDRWYFHADSDARIVRGLIAIVLAAFDGLTAPEIAQLDVDDYFAQLGLIEHLSPSRGNGLKAIVEQIQAVAR
- the csdA gene encoding cysteine desulfurase CsdA, yielding MWDLEIRAQFPAFTQTINDMPLVYLDSAATTQKPTVVIDAMADYYRFHNANVHRGSHSMTAQATAKFEQARQTVADFIGAPSKETIIWTRGATESINLVAQSYARNTLNAGDEILVCENEHHANIVPWQLVAEQTGAKVVKVPITANGEFDFAQFTQLLSERCKLVAIAHITNVTGARQPIEQVIAAAHQVGAKVLVDGAQGIVHEKVDVQTLDADFYLFSGHKIYAPNGIGVLYGKADLLTQMPPWHGGGKMVEKVSFTGTTFANPPARFEAGTPNVAGAIGLACAIDWYQQFDRQTVHHHLQQLQTATYQALLQIPDVEVIGYQPNAAVISFIIPGVHHQDIATLLNHQGIAVREGHHCAHPLMDALNIKGTVRISFGIYNTLGDVERLIAALNKAIDIL